The genomic window TCCTCAAACTACCTCAACTCTGGAGCTCGAACTCGATGCCTTTCAGAAACAAGTTACCGACCGATTTCTTGATTTATCAGCGGTCGGACCTGATCGTTTGCTTTCTTTAGCTTGGATCCGGAAACTTCTCGATTCTTTCCTCTGTTGTCAGGAGGAGTTTCGAGTGATTTTGTTCAATAACAAGTCGTTGGTCCATAGACCGCCGCTGGACCGGTTAGTTCAGGAGTTTTTTGAACGGACTGTCAAGGCTTTGGATGTTTGTAACGCGATTCGTGATGGAATTGAGCAGATCAGAGAGTGGAAGAAGCTTTTGGAGATTGTTTTGTGTGCTTTGGATGATCAAAGATTGTTTGGTGAAGGTCAGTTTCGTCGTGCTAAAAAAGCTTTGATTGATTTGTCAATTTCTATGTTGGACGAGAAGGATTCGACTGCATCTACTTTGGCTCAAAGAAATCGGTCTTTTGGAAGACAACAAGCTTCGTCCAGAGATCAGCATCATAGGAATCTTGGGCATTTTAGATCGTTGTCGTGGAGCGTGTCGCGGTCGTGGTCTGCAGCCAGGCAGCTACAGGCAATTGGGAATAATTTGGTTGTGCCACGAGGAAATGAAGTTGTGGCCACTAATGGAATTGCGGTGGCTGTTTATTCTATGAACACGATTTTGCTTTTTGTAATGTGGGCACTTGTGGCTGCGATTCCGTGCCAGGACAGAGGATTGCAAGTGCATTTTTCCATTCCTAAGCAGTTCCCGTGGGCTCAATCGGTCTTGTCGTTGCACGAGAGGATCTTGGAGGAGTCGCGGAAAAGGGATAGGAGGAATGCTTGTGGGTTGTTGAGAGAGCTTTACCAGATGGATAAGTGTACGAGGGTTATGAGCGAATTGACGGATTGGGCCCAGTTTCCATTAACAGAGGAAAAAGAAGGAGAGGTGAGGCAAAAAGTGATGGAATTGGCAAATGTTTGTGAGGTTTTAAAGGAGGGTTTGGATCCCTTGGAAAGACAAGTGAGAGAGGTGTTTCATAGGATTGTTCGCAGCCGGACTGAAGGGCTTGATTCTTTGGGAAGGCCTAATCACGAGTAATGTTTTGAGTGACGGGCCATTTGTGATTTGGCAGATGAAGGTATGGAGAATGATTCTGAGGCATGGTTTGAAAATAAATGGGTAAGGAAAGGagaattttcttgtatttatggGGCAATATATATGCTGTGTAAAGAAATGTAGGATATGGAAACTGGGGCAAATGATTGCAGCACTTGGTTGCTGCTGATCTACAGCTTTTCTGCTATTGTATAATCGAATTTTTCTCAGTAGAAAATGCATCTTGCTGTTGTAGCTGATTTTCtgttcttgattttgatttgctttttgttAAAGGTATACATATACTCTTATGTGTATTGGAAAAGGTGAGACTTAATTGCTTAAAGTTATGATCTTTGGTCATTACAAGCTAACAATAATTGTATTTATCTCGTTGTGATCTCCTTGGAGAATTTATATATAGCTAgatgttgatataaaaagaaacagcaTTTGTACATGTTAATGTGATGAGATTTTCTGTTTTGATACCTAA from Populus trichocarpa isolate Nisqually-1 chromosome 5, P.trichocarpa_v4.1, whole genome shotgun sequence includes these protein-coding regions:
- the LOC7469223 gene encoding protein ROH1 codes for the protein MPATDYQSSSASLRHSILGLRRDQVHSMDSPQTTSTLELELDAFQKQVTDRFLDLSAVGPDRLLSLAWIRKLLDSFLCCQEEFRVILFNNKSLVHRPPLDRLVQEFFERTVKALDVCNAIRDGIEQIREWKKLLEIVLCALDDQRLFGEGQFRRAKKALIDLSISMLDEKDSTASTLAQRNRSFGRQQASSRDQHHRNLGHFRSLSWSVSRSWSAARQLQAIGNNLVVPRGNEVVATNGIAVAVYSMNTILLFVMWALVAAIPCQDRGLQVHFSIPKQFPWAQSVLSLHERILEESRKRDRRNACGLLRELYQMDKCTRVMSELTDWAQFPLTEEKEGEVRQKVMELANVCEVLKEGLDPLERQVREVFHRIVRSRTEGLDSLGRPNHE